The region GTCAGCATGCAAAATCGACTACAGTTAAAAACTTCAAAGTTACTTATAACAAAAAAGCGGCCGGGGAACCTTTGGTAACTTCAAGTGCTCTTTGGACAGATTATGAACACGTTTATTGCGAAAACAGTAAAGGAGATAAATATTATCTGGCAAGACCAAGAGGTAAAAAAGAGTTTTATCCGTTATGGGCAACTCAAACTTCAGTGAGTTATGAAGGATTAAAATTGGATGTGGATTTTAAAACAGCACGTGCAGGTCAAACAACTTTATGGTATTCAACACCTCCGGAATGGGGTTACGTAAATGCCGTAAATCCGGATATCGATATTGACTGGGCGGTAGATAAAAACGGAAATAAAGCCAATCTTCCAGGGATTGATTTTATAAAAGTAGTGAACTGCGTAAGCGAGCCAATGGGACTTTGCCAGCAGCAATCTTCTATGGCAACGGTATTTGCGGGTGCAGGTGACCTTCATATCTTAAAAAAATACAATCTAAAACAAGCTAATAAATAAGACCATGAAAAAGTATTTAAAGTATAGTTTGTTGCTAATCACTCTTGTTAGCTTTTTTTCCTGCAGCAGCGACGATTCAAAACAAGAAGAAGTTACAGAACCAGTTAAAGATCCTGTTATTACAATTAAACTGGCTTCAGAATTTGCGATACAGCAATATAATGTGGGAGAAATTGCTCCGGAAGTAACTATTGAAAACGCAGAAGGAAAAACTCCTGTTTATCAATGGTCTATTAAAGTAACGGGTAAAGATGGTGTAACAAAAGATTCTATCATTGGCGACAGCAAAAACTTATTATTTATCACACCAAAAACTGCTAATTGTGTAGTGGATTTTAAAGTAACAGTAGATAAAATTGTGAAAGAAGCTTCAGCTAAAGTTACGGTTTCAGGAACTGGAAAAACGTATACTGCAAAAGCCTTAAAGCTAATAGATTATTTGCCTGCACCAAATTATGCTATGGGAAGTTACGCAACAAAAGAGGAATCTTTACAAGCAACTCAAACAAGTTTAAATGAAGGTGGCTCTGTTAATTTGGGGACTTTCGGCGGTTATATCATTACCACTTTTGATCATACCGTGGTGAATACTTATGGAAAACGTGATTTTACGGTTTTAATGGCAGCCGGAACTGCTTCAGTTAAATATTCTCCAGTAAGTATTGCGGTAGCTTATGATGCCAATAAAAACGGAATTGCAGATGAAAATGAATGGTATGAAATTGCAGGAAGTGAATACTATAAATCTACAACAGTTAAAAATTATGAGCTAACATACAAGAAGCCTAATGAAGCTGCAATTCCAGTAACGGGAACATTAAGCTGGCAGTACGACACTGCTTATCTTCCTTGGACGGATAACAAAAATGCTTCTGGTAACATTACAAGAACCAATACTAGAAGAAGAAATAATTACTATCCGGCATGGGTTGGCGACTCTTACACTTTGAAAGGAACAAAAATATTTATACCAACAAAAGATGTAAGCGATGGGGCTGGTACAAGTTACAATGTCGGCACTTTTGATTGGGGTTACGGCGGTATCAAAGATCCTTCAATAGATATTTCCTGGGCTGTAGATAAAGACGGTAAAAAAGTGCATCTGCCCGGAGTTGATTTTGTAAAAGTGTATGTACCAACATTTACTGCTTTAGGATCAAGTGATTTGTTGATCAGTATTTTTCAAGAAGTTTCAGATTTGAATTTTCCGAAATAATAAAAAGGAATATTAACCCTAAATTTTATAAATAATGAAAAAAGTAGTTTATTTTTTGACCTTGGGTCTTGCACTCGGATTTTCATCCTGTAGCAACGATGATGTTATTTTAAGCGACGAAAGAGCTAATTTGGTAGTTAGCAATTCTTCAAAAACAGCCAAAACCGCTGTAACTGATCCTTCTATTGGAACCACCACAACGCTTAATCTAACTAGTACTTTGTTAAACAGCGGTATTACAACAACTGGCGGAAAATATTGGGAAAACACTTATGTGGCAAACACGAATCTAAATGTAGATATTTTTACATTTTCGCATACTGGGACATCTGCGGGTTACAATTACTGGGACGGATTTATTGTTTCTAACGTAAATGATATTACAGATTACGGTTCTGGTTCTGGTCCTGGCGGATCAGATGGCTAGGTGCCTCACCAATGGGGAACTATGGCAGGAAGCGGTTTTGCAACTTCTACGACAACTACGCCTGGAACTCCGGGAACTTCCGGTGATCCTTATATTGTAGCGTATTGGTCAAGTTATTTGGATCCTGTTTCTCCGGAAGGAACAACTTTTAGTGAATCTGGTTTTTCTAACTGGATTAAAATTGGAGATACTGGAATATATTCAGTTGAAGGCTTGAAAATCAATATGCATCCATGGCCGTATTACGGTTGTTTAAATGGAGACGGATTTGCACAGCCTTTTGCTTCAGGAGATCATTTTGAATTGTTAATTTATGGTGTTGACGAAAATGGAATCATTACAGATCCGGT is a window of Flavobacterium crocinum DNA encoding:
- a CDS encoding DUF4465 domain-containing protein; its protein translation is MPHQWGTMAGSGFATSTTTTPGTPGTSGDPYIVAYWSSYLDPVSPEGTTFSESGFSNWIKIGDTGIYSVEGLKINMHPWPYYGCLNGDGFAQPFASGDHFELLIYGVDENGIITDPVTQTLADYTGSSLVMPTGWVSVAANKLQALGNVQYLVFQMASTDSDPMYGMNTAAYFCLDKLSVKRVY